One window of Argonema galeatum A003/A1 genomic DNA carries:
- a CDS encoding methyltransferase domain-containing protein — protein MEQKESIKMEDRASDSLDKIRQQFDTAPYPRVPLDYYPNDLKWLYVHNIVTAYYLRYKRVIETEGKVILDAGCGSGYKTLELAVANPGAKIVGIDISEESIKLARQRLQYHGFEAEFYTLSIENLPELGIKFDYINNDEVLYLLPDPVAGLQAMKSVLKADGVIRTNLHSSLQRVHYYRAQQVFKMMGLMDENPRELEIDLVRDTMKALKDNVSLKVYTWEPESENDEEGLLMNYLFQEDKGYTVPEMFSALRSADLEFVSMVNPTSWDLMELFKEPDNLPVFLGTSLPTLSVEERLHLFELLHPVNRLLDFWCGHLNSASPVVPVDEWTMADWQEALVHIHPGLRTPEIKKEMVTCVSDIILMEIGKYLPFLKDPIFLMDTTVTACVLPLQEGPQPIGALVERWKQVRPVNPATLQPIEENEAFEMVKQILTTLEQIGYVLLERRLGKG, from the coding sequence ATTGAGCAAAAAGAGAGCATCAAAATGGAAGATAGAGCATCTGATTCACTAGATAAAATTCGTCAGCAATTTGACACAGCCCCTTATCCAAGAGTTCCATTGGATTATTACCCAAATGACCTTAAATGGCTTTATGTCCATAACATAGTAACTGCTTACTACCTTAGATACAAAAGAGTTATAGAAACTGAAGGTAAGGTGATTTTAGACGCTGGCTGTGGCAGTGGCTACAAAACCCTAGAATTGGCGGTAGCCAATCCAGGAGCCAAAATTGTGGGCATTGACATATCAGAAGAATCTATTAAACTGGCAAGACAGCGCTTGCAGTATCACGGATTTGAAGCTGAATTCTACACTTTATCTATTGAGAATTTGCCAGAGCTTGGTATTAAATTTGACTACATTAACAACGACGAAGTATTGTATCTTTTGCCCGATCCAGTTGCCGGATTGCAGGCAATGAAGTCGGTTCTCAAAGCAGATGGAGTCATTCGGACTAATCTCCATAGTTCACTACAGCGGGTTCATTATTATAGGGCTCAACAAGTCTTTAAAATGATGGGGCTTATGGATGAAAATCCCAGAGAATTGGAGATTGACCTGGTTCGGGACACGATGAAAGCTTTGAAAGATAATGTCTCTCTGAAGGTATACACCTGGGAACCTGAGTCCGAGAATGACGAAGAAGGGTTGCTGATGAATTATTTATTCCAGGAAGATAAAGGCTACACTGTTCCAGAAATGTTTTCAGCTTTGAGATCTGCTGACTTAGAGTTTGTTAGTATGGTGAATCCGACGAGTTGGGACTTGATGGAGCTGTTCAAAGAGCCAGACAACTTGCCGGTGTTTCTGGGAACGAGCTTACCTACTCTTTCCGTGGAAGAGCGACTGCACCTATTTGAACTGTTGCATCCTGTCAACCGCCTGCTTGACTTTTGGTGTGGGCACCTCAACTCAGCTTCCCCGGTAGTGCCAGTTGATGAGTGGACGATGGCAGACTGGCAAGAAGCTCTGGTGCATATCCATCCTGGGCTGAGAACCCCAGAAATCAAAAAAGAAATGGTTACCTGCGTTAGCGACATTATATTGATGGAGATCGGCAAATATCTGCCTTTTCTCAAAGACCCCATCTTTTTGATGGACACTACAGTGACAGCGTGCGTCTTACCCCTCCAAGAGGGGCCACAGCCGATCGGGGCACTGGTGGAGCGATGGAAACAAGTCAGACCTGTAAATCCTGCCACCTTACAGCCGATCGAGGAAAACGAAGCCTTTGAGATGGTCAAGCAGATACTGACTACCCTGGAGCAGATCGGGTATGTACTTCTGGAACGCAGACTAGGAAAGGGTTGA
- a CDS encoding glycosyltransferase encodes MQTEEPYWLSEAYSNAIASSDVGLVSRNIMLSKISSHIIFAIFNSNGKFLDYGGGYGLFVRLMRDSGLDFFWDDKFCENIFSQGFETEKQEGNIYELVTAFEVFEHFENPLEQIANILSYSRNVLFSTELLPESNPKPDEWLYYSLQEGQHISIYTTKALSIIAEKLELNFYTNGSSLHLITEKNIAPILFESLAYCEAPQLKKTSLTQRDYFKAIGKVDYDNKQIAHTYQSINIKKGMTLIVDGIFFQLYKTGISRVWKSLLEEWVKDGLAEHIIVLDRAVTAPKIQGIKYRVVEPYNYSRTALDRELLQQICDEEDADLFISTYYTTPISTPSVFMGYDMIPEVLEGNLNEPMWQEKHFAIRHASAYITISENTARDLVRVFPDISAESVTVAHCGVNSTLSPGSQEEVERFKTKYGISKPYFILVGSRSGYKNGELFFQAFDKLYNKHGFDIVCTGFDLEFEDEFRTYTSGSTVYMLPLSDVELKAAYSGAVALVFPSLYEGFGLPVLEAIACGCPVITCPNASIPEVAGEAALYVNSDDVDAMANALCDVQKPAIRNFLIAAGLSQAKKFSWSTMASKVRSALIRATLLPLKLRDINIIIFPDWLQPEESLYLELEAVIRVIGTHPDRSQMTLLIDTSNISEESEIDVDLALSSVVMNLLMQEDIDVTDGLEISPVGQLDSLQWEVLLPRIHSRIILKNENEQAIAQARLESMRLFQLDSLANTRLFPQG; translated from the coding sequence GTGCAAACTGAAGAACCCTACTGGCTGTCAGAAGCATATTCTAATGCCATAGCCAGTAGTGATGTTGGCTTGGTATCCAGAAATATAATGTTGTCAAAAATATCCAGCCATATAATTTTTGCTATTTTCAACTCCAATGGTAAGTTTCTAGATTATGGTGGTGGCTATGGCTTATTTGTGCGGCTAATGAGAGACTCAGGTTTGGATTTCTTTTGGGATGATAAATTTTGTGAAAATATTTTTTCTCAAGGTTTTGAAACCGAAAAACAAGAAGGTAATATTTATGAATTGGTTACAGCTTTCGAGGTATTTGAGCATTTTGAAAATCCTCTTGAGCAAATAGCAAACATATTAAGCTATTCGAGGAACGTTTTATTCAGCACAGAATTACTTCCAGAAAGCAATCCGAAACCCGATGAGTGGTTGTACTATTCACTTCAAGAAGGTCAGCACATTTCAATTTACACAACTAAGGCACTATCTATAATTGCCGAAAAGCTGGAACTAAACTTCTATACAAATGGATCATCCCTGCACCTGATAACAGAAAAAAATATAGCTCCAATTTTATTTGAAAGCTTGGCCTATTGTGAAGCACCGCAATTAAAAAAGACATCACTAACCCAAAGAGATTATTTTAAAGCGATTGGAAAGGTCGATTATGACAATAAACAGATCGCACATACTTACCAATCCATAAATATTAAGAAAGGGATGACTCTTATCGTTGATGGGATATTTTTTCAGTTATATAAAACGGGAATATCACGAGTTTGGAAATCATTGCTTGAAGAGTGGGTAAAAGATGGTTTGGCAGAACATATTATTGTGCTTGACAGAGCGGTAACTGCCCCGAAAATTCAGGGGATAAAATATCGCGTTGTCGAACCTTACAATTATAGTAGAACAGCGCTCGATCGCGAGTTATTACAGCAAATATGCGACGAAGAAGATGCTGACTTATTTATTTCAACTTACTATACAACACCTATATCAACGCCATCCGTTTTCATGGGTTATGACATGATTCCGGAAGTTTTGGAAGGTAATCTTAATGAACCAATGTGGCAAGAAAAGCATTTTGCTATCCGCCACGCCTCTGCCTACATAACGATTTCAGAAAATACAGCACGGGATCTGGTTAGGGTTTTCCCCGATATTTCCGCAGAGTCTGTCACTGTTGCTCATTGCGGTGTTAACAGCACTTTATCACCAGGAAGCCAGGAGGAGGTTGAGAGGTTTAAAACAAAGTACGGTATATCAAAGCCATACTTTATTTTAGTAGGTTCGCGAAGTGGATATAAAAATGGAGAATTGTTTTTTCAGGCATTTGACAAACTCTATAATAAACATGGCTTTGATATTGTCTGCACGGGGTTCGACTTGGAATTCGAGGATGAGTTTAGAACTTATACTTCTGGCAGTACCGTATATATGCTACCACTCAGCGATGTTGAATTGAAAGCAGCTTATTCAGGTGCTGTAGCATTAGTTTTTCCCTCCCTGTATGAAGGTTTTGGTTTACCTGTCCTGGAGGCGATCGCTTGTGGTTGTCCGGTGATTACTTGCCCCAACGCCTCTATTCCTGAAGTGGCAGGAGAAGCAGCGTTATATGTCAACTCCGATGATGTTGATGCAATGGCAAATGCCCTCTGCGATGTCCAAAAACCGGCTATCCGTAACTTCTTAATTGCTGCTGGTTTGTCACAAGCGAAAAAGTTTTCCTGGTCAACAATGGCGAGTAAGGTGCGATCGGCTTTGATTAGGGCTACTCTCTTGCCTTTAAAGTTAAGAGATATTAATATCATCATCTTCCCAGATTGGTTGCAACCAGAAGAATCTCTATATTTGGAATTGGAAGCAGTAATTAGGGTTATTGGAACCCATCCGGATAGAAGCCAAATGACTCTACTGATTGACACAAGCAATATTTCTGAAGAGTCAGAAATAGATGTAGACCTTGCTTTATCTAGTGTTGTCATGAATCTTCTTATGCAAGAAGATATAGATGTCACTGATGGACTGGAAATTTCACCCGTTGGCCAGCTTGATTCACTGCAATGGGAAGTTTTGTTACCTCGCATTCATTCTCGGATTATCTTGAAAAATGAAAACGAACAGGCGATCGCACAAGCAAGACTGGAGAGTATGCGGTTATTTCAGCTAGATAGTCTTGCCAATACGCGATTATTTCCGCAAGGTTAA
- a CDS encoding methyltransferase domain-containing protein has translation MNHKESFTMEDKASDSIEKMRQQFENSPYPRIPLDNYPNDIKFLYIHNIVTPYYLRYKKIIETEGKVILDAGCGSGYKALALAVANPGAKIVGIDISEESIKLAKQRLQYHGFENAEFYVLSIADLPNLGLEFDYINNDEVLYLLPDPGAGLRAMRSVLKPDGIIRANLHSLLQRAKFFRSQEVFKMMGLMDENPQEMEIELVRETMKSLKDNVLLKATTWRPAFDRSEERILMNYLFQGDRGYTIPQMFSALRIADLELMCMVNWPYWDLMDLFKEPDDLPVFLGISLPDLSVEEQLHLFELLHPIHRLLDFWCTHPNTANPVEPVDEWTGSDWQEALVHLHPQLLRTEELKQELVAGVTNIRRIEISKYLPFAKDPNLGIESTAAACILPLLSGPQSIEVLVKRWKQVRPVNPVTLEPYGDEEAFETVKQLLTTLEKVGYVLLERPGQESL, from the coding sequence ATTAACCATAAGGAGAGCTTCACAATGGAAGATAAAGCATCTGATTCAATAGAGAAAATGCGTCAGCAATTTGAGAATTCACCTTATCCCAGAATTCCCTTGGATAATTACCCAAATGACATTAAATTTCTCTATATCCATAACATAGTAACTCCCTACTACCTGAGATACAAAAAAATTATAGAAACTGAAGGGAAGGTGATTTTGGACGCAGGCTGTGGCAGTGGCTACAAAGCTCTAGCCTTAGCGGTAGCCAATCCCGGCGCAAAAATTGTGGGGATTGACATATCAGAAGAATCTATTAAACTGGCAAAACAGCGCTTGCAGTATCACGGGTTTGAAAACGCCGAATTTTATGTTCTCTCAATCGCGGATTTACCCAACCTTGGTCTAGAATTTGATTACATTAACAATGACGAAGTATTGTATCTTCTCCCCGATCCAGGTGCCGGATTACGGGCTATGAGGTCTGTTTTAAAGCCAGATGGAATCATCCGTGCCAATCTCCATAGTTTACTACAGAGAGCCAAGTTTTTTCGCTCTCAAGAAGTGTTTAAAATGATGGGATTGATGGATGAAAATCCCCAGGAAATGGAAATAGAATTAGTTCGAGAAACTATGAAATCTTTGAAAGATAATGTTCTTCTCAAGGCAACCACCTGGAGACCTGCGTTCGATCGAAGCGAAGAGCGGATTCTGATGAATTATTTATTTCAGGGCGATCGCGGCTACACCATCCCACAAATGTTTTCCGCCTTAAGAATAGCTGACCTAGAGTTGATGTGCATGGTGAATTGGCCGTACTGGGACTTGATGGATTTGTTCAAAGAGCCAGACGACTTACCAGTGTTTCTAGGCATCAGCTTACCAGACCTTTCGGTGGAAGAGCAGCTGCATTTATTTGAACTGTTGCATCCTATCCACCGCCTGCTTGACTTTTGGTGTACTCACCCCAACACAGCCAACCCGGTTGAGCCAGTTGATGAGTGGACAGGATCTGACTGGCAAGAAGCTTTGGTACATCTGCATCCTCAGCTCTTGAGAACGGAAGAACTCAAACAAGAGTTGGTTGCCGGTGTGACTAACATCAGAAGGATTGAAATCAGTAAATATCTGCCATTTGCCAAAGATCCGAACCTGGGAATAGAAAGTACAGCAGCAGCCTGCATCTTACCCCTGTTGTCGGGGCCACAGTCGATCGAAGTATTGGTGAAGCGCTGGAAACAAGTCAGACCTGTAAATCCGGTGACCCTAGAGCCTTACGGTGACGAAGAAGCCTTCGAGACTGTCAAACAGCTACTAACTACCCTGGAAAAGGTAGGGTATGTACTCCTAGAACGTCCCGGCCAAGAGAGTTTGTAG
- a CDS encoding RNA-guided endonuclease InsQ/TnpB family protein, producing MLNVLKVRIYPNKEQQTALAKNFGCCRVVWNYYLNKTNTQAQETGKGLSYCDMAKDLTQLKKLADYSWLSEATAATLQQSLKNLESAFKNFFEHRAKFPKFKSKHGKQSLRYPESCSIKGSGLKLPKLGIVKAKISKPVNGKIKSVTVSKTSTDKYFAAILFEVEDVQPAKEGEISGIDLGLNSLVTVFDGKTYYKVDPIKPTRKYAKRLKRRQQALSKKEKGSNNRKKQVKRVAKVHEKIANTRQDFLHKLSRKLVDDNQVIVVENLCVKGLARTKLAKSILDAGFGMLINFLSYKLERARGKLVEVDRFFPSTKLCNCCNFKNNSLNLSVREWVCPNCQTHHDRDENAAKNIREEGIRILSTNTDGQSEFQACGERLRLDSTRAKKQRSMKQESPVKLRCNGRVSR from the coding sequence ATGCTAAATGTTTTGAAGGTAAGAATTTATCCAAACAAAGAACAGCAAACAGCCCTAGCTAAAAACTTTGGCTGCTGCCGTGTTGTTTGGAATTATTACCTTAATAAAACCAATACTCAGGCTCAAGAAACAGGAAAAGGGTTGAGTTATTGCGACATGGCGAAAGACTTAACCCAACTCAAAAAGCTGGCTGATTATTCCTGGTTGTCAGAAGCTACTGCTGCCACATTACAGCAATCATTGAAGAATCTAGAATCAGCATTCAAGAACTTCTTTGAACATCGTGCTAAATTTCCTAAATTCAAGAGTAAGCATGGTAAACAATCGCTTCGATATCCTGAAAGTTGCTCAATAAAAGGTAGCGGCCTCAAACTTCCTAAGCTAGGAATTGTCAAAGCTAAAATCTCAAAACCTGTTAATGGCAAGATTAAATCTGTCACCGTTTCCAAAACAAGCACAGATAAATATTTTGCCGCTATCTTGTTTGAGGTTGAAGATGTACAACCTGCTAAAGAAGGTGAAATTTCGGGCATCGATTTAGGATTAAATAGTTTGGTAACAGTGTTTGACGGTAAAACCTACTACAAAGTTGACCCAATCAAACCTACCAGAAAGTACGCTAAACGTCTAAAACGTAGGCAGCAGGCTTTATCCAAAAAAGAAAAAGGCTCTAATAACCGCAAGAAGCAGGTTAAAAGAGTAGCCAAAGTCCATGAGAAAATAGCGAATACAAGGCAAGACTTCCTTCATAAACTCTCTAGAAAGTTAGTTGACGATAATCAAGTCATTGTAGTGGAAAACCTTTGCGTAAAAGGATTAGCGCGTACTAAGCTAGCTAAATCAATACTAGATGCCGGTTTTGGTATGCTAATAAATTTCTTAAGCTACAAACTGGAAAGAGCGAGAGGAAAACTTGTTGAAGTTGACAGATTCTTTCCTAGTACAAAGCTTTGTAATTGCTGCAATTTCAAGAATAATTCCCTGAATTTAAGCGTTCGTGAATGGGTTTGTCCAAATTGCCAAACCCACCACGATAGGGATGAGAACGCAGCCAAAAATATTCGGGAAGAAGGAATCAGAATACTGTCAACCAATACCGATGGGCAGTCGGAATTTCAAGCTTGTGGAGAGCGTTTAAGACTCGATAGCACTCGTGCTAAAAAGCAGCGTTCGATGAAACAAGAATCTCCCGTTAAGCTACGCTGTAACGGGAGAGTGTCAAGGTAA
- a CDS encoding tetratricopeptide repeat protein has protein sequence MKQSKAIVTLAIGEKYLHHWKTFAENNWQKYADKHGYDLICIDTPLDSSERAQARSASWQKCLILSQEFSQHYEQIVWIDSDILINTSIAPCIVEGVPIEKVGAVDYWSSPTAELFSQTLEREYDYWESLGIPFTKDCTAKDYYTNYGLPSHFDKIVQAGVMVLSPHYHREILEKAYFGYEEKGGSEWHYEMRPLSYELLKADCVHWIDHRFNLCFYPYVILYYPFLLDDLPADYSLLADPKIPIDLGWLSIHIQKKICATTAFINSFFLHFAGCARKMELVELSATSWRDCRDAKIRASVFHDMACTYAEQGQMEQAIAFFEKSLELKERISDVLGKATTLAMLGQLFASEAMLGQMLGDDQGEFATALDYLQQSLEILQQLKSPDAERIRDIITNVEQMAAGK, from the coding sequence ATGAAACAATCTAAAGCCATTGTCACTTTAGCAATCGGTGAAAAATATTTGCATCACTGGAAAACCTTTGCAGAAAACAACTGGCAAAAATATGCAGATAAGCATGGATACGATTTAATTTGTATTGACACGCCCCTGGATAGTTCAGAACGGGCGCAAGCCCGTTCGGCTTCATGGCAAAAGTGTCTCATCCTCAGCCAGGAATTTTCCCAACACTATGAGCAAATTGTGTGGATTGATTCAGATATTCTGATTAATACATCGATCGCACCCTGTATTGTAGAAGGCGTTCCGATTGAAAAAGTTGGGGCTGTCGATTATTGGTCTTCTCCCACAGCAGAGTTGTTCTCTCAAACGTTAGAAAGAGAGTACGATTACTGGGAATCGCTTGGAATACCCTTCACAAAAGACTGCACAGCCAAAGATTACTACACTAATTATGGGCTCCCCTCCCACTTTGACAAAATTGTGCAAGCGGGAGTGATGGTATTATCCCCCCATTACCATCGGGAAATATTAGAAAAAGCCTATTTTGGCTATGAAGAAAAAGGTGGTTCCGAATGGCATTACGAAATGCGACCGCTTTCTTATGAACTGCTGAAAGCAGACTGCGTTCACTGGATCGATCACCGCTTTAACTTGTGTTTTTATCCCTACGTTATTCTGTATTACCCATTTTTGCTAGATGATTTACCAGCAGATTATAGTTTATTAGCAGATCCTAAAATCCCGATCGATCTAGGTTGGCTATCTATTCATATACAAAAAAAGATATGTGCAACGACTGCTTTTATTAATAGCTTTTTTTTGCACTTCGCTGGCTGTGCCAGGAAAATGGAACTTGTAGAATTATCAGCTACTTCATGGCGCGATTGTCGAGATGCCAAAATTAGAGCCAGTGTTTTCCATGATATGGCTTGTACCTATGCTGAACAAGGACAGATGGAGCAAGCGATCGCCTTCTTTGAAAAGTCCCTAGAACTTAAAGAACGCATCAGCGATGTTCTAGGTAAAGCAACAACATTAGCAATGCTAGGACAACTGTTCGCATCTGAAGCAATGCTGGGACAGATGTTGGGAGATGATCAAGGAGAATTTGCTACTGCACTGGACTACTTGCAGCAATCCCTAGAAATATTGCAGCAGCTTAAATCTCCCGATGCCGAAAGGATTAGAGACATCATCACTAATGTGGAGCAAATGGCAGCAGGTAAATGA
- a CDS encoding type IV pilin-like G/H family protein, translated as MNTTFKTKLLLHLNQKKQQTGEQGFTLIELLVVIIIIGILAAIALPSFLNQANKGKQAEAKQYTSSVNKGQQAYYTEFGSFVTGTDDPAWNSLGVGIKTQTTNYAYKIVANAVQADVLATQNGDSLKKALKPYTGGVRLVGTGDKTTQAVVCEGLANTDPTTTAGGDAEGIKCGTGMTPLK; from the coding sequence ATGAATACTACATTTAAAACCAAGTTACTGTTACACCTCAACCAAAAGAAACAACAGACAGGCGAACAAGGTTTCACCCTAATTGAACTGTTGGTAGTTATCATTATTATTGGTATTCTTGCCGCTATTGCCTTGCCATCCTTCCTTAACCAAGCAAACAAAGGTAAGCAGGCCGAAGCTAAGCAGTATACCAGTTCAGTCAACAAAGGTCAGCAAGCCTACTACACCGAGTTCGGTAGCTTTGTAACAGGTACCGACGACCCGGCCTGGAATAGTTTAGGAGTTGGCATCAAAACTCAAACCACTAACTACGCTTACAAAATCGTTGCGAACGCTGTTCAAGCCGATGTCTTGGCAACCCAAAATGGTGACTCTCTGAAGAAGGCTCTCAAGCCGTACACCGGAGGTGTACGTCTGGTAGGTACCGGAGACAAAACCACGCAGGCAGTAGTGTGTGAAGGTCTGGCTAACACAGATCCCACCACCACAGCGGGAGGTGACGCTGAAGGAATCAAGTGCGGTACTGGCATGACTCCTCTCAAGTAA
- a CDS encoding O-linked N-acetylglucosamine transferase, SPINDLY family protein, with protein sequence MSFTDAVNWQQQAYQCLVQGDYTQAASLYEQVIASEPDIHSHYWHLGLMLLLQEKEAEAQMTWFSVIASGETEEIEMWTAELLQVLQTEAERRQTLSDNSVAWMLRQHIREINPTDINNLLHLIQLAIKLETFTGEEFTSLGVIEILQSGEAVNLDSKLLMEVLGSVLDAEPLHPSSLELAEACIPYIQESYVFVDILILNSVKIAYSSHKSALAARFLELALRLEKINPEVLIQLTGFYQNAGEYSKGIEIAKLCYSLFPGVAEKVFANHLIIRGLMVAAGEYWSEVGEVLQRHELLLNSLFEGENTNLDPTTVVRLFSSTYFLPYFKDDIKKNRQLQNQVAQICNSNIQNYASDRSAKYRSGRVNENKRLKIGYLSHCLRRHSVGWLARWLFKYHDRERFQIHAYLINAQQRKDPLQEWYVSQVDKAYKSGLEAAEIAERIYQDEIDILIDLDSITLDIICEITSVKPAPIQVTWLGWDASGIPNVDYFIADPYVLSESAQNYYSETLWRLPQTYIAVDGFEIGVPTLRRDGLNIPSDAVVYFSSQMGFKRNPEIVRLQMKIIKEVENSYFLIKGTADEESIKSFFIQIAESEGVSEERLRFLEDVAFEETHRANLGIADIVLDTYPYNGATTTLETLWMGIPLVTRVGEQFASRNSYTMLMNVGVTEGIARTDEEYVEWGVRLGKDASLRQQISWKLRASRQTSPLWNGKQFTREMEKAYEQMWARYK encoded by the coding sequence ATGAGTTTTACTGACGCGGTGAATTGGCAGCAGCAAGCCTATCAATGTCTAGTCCAAGGAGACTACACTCAAGCTGCAAGTCTCTATGAACAGGTAATAGCATCTGAACCGGATATCCACTCCCACTATTGGCATTTGGGATTGATGTTGCTTTTGCAGGAAAAAGAAGCAGAAGCTCAAATGACTTGGTTCTCAGTCATAGCATCTGGCGAAACCGAAGAAATTGAGATGTGGACAGCAGAATTGCTCCAGGTTCTACAAACAGAAGCGGAACGGCGACAAACTCTCTCAGACAACTCAGTTGCTTGGATGCTCCGACAGCACATCCGAGAAATTAATCCAACAGATATTAACAATTTGTTGCACTTAATTCAGCTTGCCATTAAGTTGGAAACTTTTACAGGCGAGGAATTCACCTCTTTAGGTGTAATTGAAATTCTTCAGTCTGGGGAAGCAGTAAATTTAGATTCCAAATTATTGATGGAAGTATTGGGGAGTGTTTTAGATGCAGAACCTTTACACCCATCATCTCTGGAATTGGCAGAAGCCTGTATACCATACATCCAAGAATCTTATGTTTTTGTAGATATTCTAATTTTAAATTCAGTTAAAATAGCTTACTCATCGCACAAATCGGCTTTAGCAGCACGCTTTTTAGAACTGGCTTTACGTCTAGAAAAAATAAATCCAGAAGTATTGATTCAGTTAACTGGATTTTATCAAAATGCTGGTGAGTATTCTAAAGGTATAGAAATAGCTAAATTATGTTATTCTTTATTTCCAGGAGTGGCAGAAAAAGTTTTCGCTAACCATCTGATTATTCGAGGACTGATGGTGGCGGCTGGTGAATATTGGTCAGAAGTTGGCGAGGTGTTACAGAGACACGAATTACTTTTAAATTCGCTATTTGAAGGAGAGAATACAAATCTCGATCCCACTACAGTTGTTAGGTTATTTTCTTCAACTTACTTTTTACCGTACTTTAAAGATGATATCAAAAAGAACAGGCAATTGCAAAATCAAGTAGCTCAAATTTGTAATTCAAATATTCAAAACTATGCCAGCGATCGATCTGCGAAATACCGTTCGGGAAGAGTTAATGAAAATAAACGTTTAAAGATTGGCTATTTATCTCATTGCTTGAGAAGACATTCGGTGGGATGGCTAGCTAGATGGCTATTTAAATATCACGACAGAGAACGTTTTCAAATTCACGCCTATTTAATTAATGCTCAACAAAGAAAAGACCCGTTGCAAGAATGGTATGTCAGTCAGGTAGATAAAGCCTATAAATCTGGATTAGAAGCTGCCGAAATCGCCGAGCGAATTTATCAAGATGAAATCGATATTTTGATAGACCTCGATAGCATCACTTTAGATATTATCTGCGAAATTACATCTGTAAAACCAGCACCTATTCAAGTTACCTGGTTAGGATGGGATGCTTCGGGAATACCCAATGTTGATTACTTCATCGCTGACCCTTATGTTTTATCAGAATCGGCTCAAAATTACTACAGCGAAACCTTATGGCGACTACCACAAACTTATATAGCCGTGGATGGTTTTGAAATTGGCGTACCAACCTTACGCCGCGATGGGTTAAATATTCCTAGCGATGCAGTAGTATATTTCAGTTCGCAGATGGGATTTAAGCGAAATCCAGAGATAGTTCGATTGCAAATGAAAATAATTAAAGAAGTGGAAAACAGCTACTTTTTAATTAAAGGAACGGCTGATGAAGAATCAATTAAAAGCTTCTTTATTCAAATCGCCGAATCAGAGGGAGTGAGTGAGGAACGCCTGCGTTTTTTAGAAGATGTTGCTTTTGAGGAAACCCATCGCGCAAATCTAGGTATTGCTGATATAGTTCTAGATACTTATCCTTATAATGGAGCTACAACTACTCTCGAAACTCTTTGGATGGGTATTCCTTTGGTAACGAGAGTGGGAGAACAATTTGCCAGTCGCAATAGCTACACCATGTTGATGAATGTGGGTGTAACAGAAGGAATTGCTAGGACTGATGAAGAATATGTAGAATGGGGTGTACGCTTGGGTAAAGATGCCTCTTTGCGGCAGCAAATTTCTTGGAAGCTACGAGCATCAAGACAAACTTCCCCGCTATGGAATGGTAAGCAGTTTACCCGCGAAATGGAGAAAGCTTATGAACAAATGTGGGCGAGGTATAAATAA